Proteins from one Deinococcus apachensis DSM 19763 genomic window:
- a CDS encoding S10 family peptidase, whose protein sequence is MSDEQERQAAEQGTEVKVKVRTGEKDRPEDEQPRDEVRVTHHRMTVNGRELHYTVTAGTLVLAEEKHAKEGESEGFKPRARVFFVAYALDGDHDPRSRPLTFSFNGGPGSSSVWLHLGLLGPRRVVMGDAGALTGPPYDLTDNEFTLLTHSDLVFIDPVSTGYSRVTEGEKPGDFHGFQKDIESVGDFIRLWTSRAGRWLSPKFLIGESYGTTRAAGLSGYLQERHGLFLNGIMLVSSILDFSTVDFTPGHDLPYIVHLPTAAATAWYHGRLGGERSLAEVLREAEEFADGEYARALHAGPRLGAEEQQRVAGRYAELTGVSVDFVLRNDLRVTLDRFRKELLRDRDRTVGRLDSRFTGIDRNSGGESSEYDPSMSAIFGPYTAAMNHYVRVELGFESDLPYEILTGRVRPWSYKEFENRHVRVSDTLRKAIHQNPHLKVYVASGYFDFATPYHATRHTLDHLGLDPSLRGNVREAFYEAGHMMYVHLPSLERQHGDLVAFMEWADGRG, encoded by the coding sequence ATGAGCGACGAACAGGAGAGGCAGGCGGCGGAGCAGGGCACCGAGGTGAAGGTCAAGGTCCGAACAGGCGAGAAGGACCGCCCCGAGGACGAGCAACCCCGGGACGAGGTTCGCGTCACCCATCACCGCATGACGGTCAATGGACGCGAACTCCACTACACCGTCACGGCGGGTACGCTGGTCCTGGCCGAGGAGAAGCACGCCAAGGAGGGCGAATCGGAGGGGTTCAAGCCCCGTGCCCGTGTCTTCTTCGTGGCCTACGCGCTCGACGGGGACCACGACCCCCGCTCCCGGCCCCTGACATTCAGCTTCAACGGCGGCCCGGGGAGCAGTTCCGTGTGGCTCCACCTGGGCCTCCTTGGACCCCGCCGCGTCGTGATGGGCGACGCTGGAGCCCTGACCGGCCCACCCTACGACCTCACCGACAACGAGTTCACGCTGCTGACCCACTCGGATCTGGTGTTTATCGACCCGGTCAGCACGGGGTACTCCCGCGTGACGGAAGGGGAGAAGCCCGGCGACTTCCACGGCTTTCAAAAGGACATCGAGTCGGTGGGCGACTTCATCCGGTTGTGGACCAGTCGGGCGGGGCGCTGGCTCAGCCCCAAGTTCCTGATCGGGGAGAGTTACGGCACGACCCGTGCAGCGGGCCTCAGTGGCTACCTCCAGGAACGGCACGGCCTGTTCCTGAATGGAATCATGCTCGTCAGCTCCATCCTGGACTTCTCGACGGTGGACTTCACGCCGGGGCATGACCTGCCGTACATAGTCCATCTGCCGACTGCAGCGGCAACCGCCTGGTATCACGGGAGGCTCGGGGGGGAGCGGTCCCTGGCGGAGGTGCTGCGCGAGGCGGAGGAATTCGCGGACGGCGAGTACGCCCGTGCCCTCCACGCCGGGCCCCGCCTGGGCGCCGAGGAACAGCAGCGGGTGGCCGGACGGTACGCCGAACTCACCGGTGTGAGCGTGGACTTCGTGCTGCGGAACGATCTGCGCGTGACCCTCGACCGCTTCCGCAAAGAGCTGTTGCGCGACCGGGACCGAACCGTGGGCCGCCTGGACAGCCGCTTCACCGGCATCGACCGGAACTCGGGTGGAGAGAGCTCCGAGTACGACCCCAGCATGAGTGCCATCTTCGGCCCGTACACCGCCGCCATGAACCACTACGTCCGGGTGGAACTCGGCTTCGAGTCCGACCTGCCCTACGAGATTCTGACGGGCCGGGTGCGCCCCTGGAGCTACAAGGAGTTCGAGAACAGGCACGTCCGGGTATCAGACACCCTTCGCAAGGCCATCCACCAGAACCCGCACCTGAAGGTGTATGTGGCCTCCGGCTACTTCGACTTCGCCACGCCGTACCACGCGACCCGGCACACCCTCGACCACCTGGGGCTTGACCCCAGCCTGCGCGGCAACGTCCGCGAGGCGTTCTACGAGGCGGGGCACATGATGTACGTCCACCTGCCCAGCCTGGAGCGGCAGCACGGGGATTTGGTGGCGTTTATGGAATGGGCGGACGGGCGAGGCTAA
- a CDS encoding cyclase family protein has product MIDISRQLTPGHPNWPGDAPFRVEPGMRIAQGDSVNTGELHTSTHTGTHVDAPWHYDDAGQKLEEVGLEPYLGRCRVVTVRAEEGLVRPGVLGDLPGALPPRLLLHTGEPARWADFPTDFAALDPELVREAARRGVQLIGTDSPSVDPLTSKTLDAHHACRETGVLILEGLNLEGVPDGEYDLVCLPLPLAGVDGAPARAVLLPAGTLPGGGA; this is encoded by the coding sequence ATGATCGACATCTCGCGCCAGCTCACGCCGGGGCACCCCAACTGGCCGGGTGACGCCCCCTTCCGGGTCGAGCCGGGTATGCGGATCGCCCAGGGCGACAGCGTGAATACGGGCGAACTCCACACGAGTACTCACACGGGCACCCATGTGGACGCCCCCTGGCACTACGACGACGCAGGACAGAAGCTGGAGGAGGTCGGCCTGGAGCCGTACCTGGGCCGCTGCCGGGTCGTGACGGTGCGGGCGGAGGAGGGGCTGGTCCGGCCCGGTGTGCTCGGGGACCTGCCCGGCGCCCTGCCGCCCCGGCTGCTGCTGCACACCGGAGAGCCCGCCCGCTGGGCCGATTTCCCGACCGACTTCGCCGCCCTCGACCCCGAATTGGTGCGGGAAGCTGCCCGCCGGGGAGTCCAACTCATCGGCACCGACAGCCCCAGCGTGGACCCGCTGACAAGCAAGACGCTGGACGCGCACCATGCTTGCCGGGAGACGGGCGTGCTGATCCTGGAGGGCCTGAACCTTGAAGGGGTGCCCGACGGCGAGTACGACCTCGTGTGTCTGCCGCTGCCGCTGGCCGGAGTGGACGGGGCCCCTGCCCGCGCGGTGCTCCTGCCTGCCGGAACCTTGCCGGGAGGTGGGGCATGA
- a CDS encoding DNA topoisomerase subunit B, with protein MTQTHEYDASSISILKGLEAVRKRPGMYVQGGTGVDGYHQLLTEIIDNAIDEGLGGFATEVHVIMHADGSATVTDNGRGIPVDIMKSENRPAIEVIFTELHAGGKFGGGAYKVSGGLHGVGSSVVNALSTYLDVTVNKGGKLHHIRFEKGAVTTPLEVAGPTPKDVKWATKVTFHPDPAVFSEFENLFNYDRIRGRLRELAYLTGLKIVVRDERTNLHAGEIREEIFHEKGGIANFARALVLDDGKLLYDQPIVMRGTHADVEVEVAFIHANTYSSDNILTYANMIRTRDGGTPLTGFKTAYTRILNKYAKDKNLIKSGNPVPSGDDLLEGIYCVVSVKLGDPQFESQAKVKLLNSEAQTAVNAIVGEKFAEFLEENPKIGRTIVEKAAEAARAREAARKARDIVRRSNPLENDDLPGKLADCSSQDPAESELFIVEGISAGGSAKGGRERRFQAILPLRGKILNVEKAELNKILKNAEIRALIGAIGAGVEGTGDRMHFDLSNLRYHKIIIMTDADMDGGHIATLLLTFFYRYMRPVVEAGYLYIAQPPLYRIMVGREKRGTYLYTEEELKTHVARANKEGKKYEIQRFKGLGEMNADQLWDTTMNPETRALKQVRVEDLIIANEVFENLMGNEVAPRKRFIQENARFAEISV; from the coding sequence ATGACGCAGACTCACGAATACGACGCCAGCTCGATCTCGATCCTCAAGGGGCTGGAAGCGGTTCGCAAGCGGCCCGGCATGTACGTGCAGGGCGGCACGGGCGTGGACGGCTACCACCAGCTCCTCACCGAAATTATCGACAACGCCATCGACGAGGGCCTGGGCGGCTTCGCCACCGAGGTCCACGTCATCATGCACGCCGACGGTTCGGCCACCGTCACCGACAACGGGCGCGGCATCCCCGTCGACATCATGAAGAGCGAGAACCGCCCCGCCATCGAGGTGATCTTCACCGAGCTGCACGCGGGCGGCAAGTTCGGCGGTGGCGCCTACAAAGTATCCGGCGGACTGCACGGTGTGGGCTCCAGCGTGGTGAACGCGCTGTCCACCTACCTGGACGTGACGGTCAACAAGGGCGGCAAGCTGCACCACATCCGCTTCGAGAAGGGCGCGGTGACCACGCCGCTGGAAGTGGCTGGCCCGACGCCGAAGGACGTGAAGTGGGCCACGAAGGTCACCTTCCACCCCGACCCGGCCGTGTTCAGCGAGTTCGAGAACCTCTTCAACTACGACCGCATCCGGGGCCGCCTGCGGGAACTCGCCTACCTGACCGGCCTGAAGATCGTCGTCCGCGACGAGCGCACCAACCTGCACGCCGGGGAGATCCGCGAGGAAATCTTCCACGAGAAGGGCGGCATCGCAAACTTCGCCCGCGCGCTCGTCCTCGACGATGGCAAGCTACTGTACGACCAGCCCATCGTGATGCGCGGCACCCACGCGGACGTGGAGGTCGAGGTCGCGTTCATCCACGCGAACACATACTCCAGCGACAACATCCTGACGTACGCGAACATGATCCGCACGCGCGACGGCGGCACGCCGCTGACCGGCTTCAAGACCGCTTACACGCGCATCCTGAACAAGTACGCCAAGGACAAGAACCTGATCAAGTCCGGCAACCCGGTGCCCAGCGGCGACGACCTGCTGGAGGGCATCTACTGCGTCGTGTCGGTCAAGCTGGGCGACCCGCAGTTCGAGTCGCAGGCGAAGGTCAAGCTGCTGAACTCCGAGGCGCAGACCGCCGTCAACGCCATCGTGGGCGAGAAGTTCGCGGAGTTTCTGGAGGAGAACCCCAAGATCGGCCGCACCATCGTGGAAAAGGCTGCCGAGGCCGCCCGTGCCCGCGAGGCCGCGCGCAAGGCTCGCGATATCGTGCGCCGCTCCAACCCGCTGGAGAACGACGACCTGCCCGGCAAGCTCGCCGACTGCTCCAGCCAGGACCCCGCCGAGTCCGAACTCTTCATCGTGGAGGGCATCTCGGCCGGTGGCTCGGCGAAGGGTGGGCGGGAGCGCCGCTTCCAGGCGATCCTCCCCCTGCGCGGCAAGATTCTCAACGTCGAGAAGGCCGAGCTGAACAAGATCCTGAAGAACGCCGAGATCCGGGCGCTCATCGGGGCCATCGGCGCGGGTGTGGAGGGCACCGGGGACCGGATGCACTTCGACCTCTCGAACCTCCGCTACCACAAGATCATCATCATGACGGACGCGGACATGGACGGCGGGCACATCGCCACGCTGCTGCTGACGTTCTTCTACCGCTACATGCGCCCAGTCGTCGAGGCGGGCTACCTCTACATCGCGCAGCCGCCGCTGTACCGCATCATGGTGGGCCGCGAGAAGCGGGGCACGTACCTCTACACCGAGGAAGAACTCAAGACGCACGTCGCCCGCGCGAACAAGGAAGGCAAGAAGTACGAGATCCAGCGCTTCAAGGGGCTGGGCGAGATGAACGCCGACCAGCTCTGGGACACCACCATGAACCCCGAGACGCGGGCGTTGAAGCAGGTGCGGGTCGAGGACCTGATCATCGCCAACGAGGTCTTCGAGAACCTGATGGGGAACGAAGTGGCGCCGCGCAAAAGGTTCATCCAAGAGAACGCGCGGTTCGCGGAGATTAGCGTGTAA
- a CDS encoding vWA domain-containing protein — MCRAVLLLAALIVSGPPTRAQTGEAASGTAPSVTLRRLPGAPTSQACVVPAGPLPTATRAVFILDTSGSMRGIGDGRANIFGRVKAAVNAYVRARNPDRVDLVTFDSGPRFSQSYALPGDRGRWNTDLAALRANGQNTYLYRSVAQALAPLGGDRRYATTVFILTDGIDNDPDPAYTARRALAAFRTPGPLDTLYYVALGTGIPADARAALRENAATQGLTVPVSQVPTLASFGNSLATVTDPGRVGVPFPDGTALTLGAGDAAGQVRLVDGVVRDGAVRLGVTGRLPSGTPVLLCAPPATPGGHPRRVLLRLNVAPAPRLTWLNPGADRTLRAGETVTLRYRLGTDTPPGGLILRLPAGLQGTLLRLPGEREVGVRLENTGLTGGRAVQPVLTLGDGRRLALPGITGGVGIGTVPLPAGEARFRPDPRLLAGLGGLLALGLLGALLRGWRRRRPRPIRRVVQAAPVPTVEGIRYSEDRTLALVGGDGRVTAVPMPLGGPFDLGQVGRVPHLSGLRLEQDREGLRVRRLPPDLEVSQGARLVREEDVVRPGTLLGVAVARPARSPHPPLGTLVGLGLPLRLRAEGVTLHVTGPYGDHALTLNPGITDLGEAFRAPTLDGLKVAPSGPHVLLAALPEEITVRRAADGAELRPGTYLPPDAHLGLPEGD; from the coding sequence ATGTGCCGCGCCGTCCTCCTGCTCGCCGCCCTGATCGTCAGCGGTCCGCCCACCCGCGCCCAGACCGGGGAGGCCGCGTCCGGCACGGCTCCCAGCGTCACCCTGCGGCGGCTGCCGGGTGCGCCCACCAGTCAGGCCTGCGTGGTTCCTGCCGGGCCGCTGCCCACCGCCACGCGCGCCGTGTTCATCCTGGACACCAGCGGCTCCATGCGCGGCATCGGGGACGGGCGGGCGAACATCTTCGGGCGCGTCAAGGCGGCGGTGAACGCCTACGTTCGTGCCCGCAACCCCGACCGGGTGGACCTGGTGACCTTTGACAGCGGGCCGCGCTTCAGCCAGAGTTATGCCCTGCCGGGAGACCGTGGGCGCTGGAACACGGACCTCGCCGCGCTGCGGGCGAATGGGCAGAACACCTACCTGTACCGCAGCGTGGCGCAGGCGCTCGCGCCGCTGGGGGGGGACCGGCGCTACGCCACGACCGTGTTCATCCTGACGGACGGCATCGACAACGACCCCGATCCTGCCTACACGGCCCGGCGGGCACTGGCCGCCTTCCGCACCCCCGGCCCGCTGGACACGCTGTATTACGTGGCGCTGGGCACCGGGATTCCTGCCGACGCCCGCGCCGCCCTGCGGGAGAATGCCGCCACGCAGGGGCTCACCGTGCCCGTCAGTCAGGTGCCGACCCTGGCATCCTTTGGAAACAGTCTCGCCACCGTCACCGACCCCGGGCGGGTGGGCGTTCCCTTTCCCGACGGCACGGCACTGACGTTGGGGGCGGGGGACGCGGCGGGGCAGGTCCGCCTGGTGGACGGGGTGGTGCGGGATGGGGCCGTGCGTCTGGGGGTGACTGGGCGCCTGCCGTCCGGCACCCCCGTCCTGCTGTGCGCCCCCCCCGCCACGCCGGGGGGGCACCCGCGCCGCGTGCTGCTGCGGCTGAACGTGGCCCCTGCCCCCCGCCTGACCTGGCTGAACCCCGGCGCCGACCGCACCCTGCGGGCGGGCGAGACCGTCACTCTCCGCTACCGCCTGGGGACCGATACGCCACCGGGAGGGCTGATCCTGCGGCTCCCGGCGGGCCTGCAGGGAACCCTATTGCGCCTTCCCGGCGAGCGCGAGGTCGGGGTGCGGCTGGAGAACACGGGCCTGACGGGGGGCCGCGCCGTCCAGCCGGTCCTGACGTTGGGGGACGGCCGCCGCCTGGCGTTGCCGGGGATCACGGGGGGTGTGGGCATCGGGACCGTCCCACTTCCCGCCGGGGAGGCCCGTTTCCGCCCCGACCCCCGTCTGCTGGCGGGGCTGGGCGGGCTGCTCGCACTCGGCCTGCTCGGGGCGCTCCTGCGGGGGTGGCGGCGTCGGCGTCCCCGGCCTATTCGCCGGGTGGTTCAGGCGGCGCCGGTCCCCACCGTCGAGGGCATCCGCTACAGCGAGGACCGCACCCTGGCGCTGGTGGGGGGAGACGGGCGGGTGACTGCAGTGCCCATGCCGCTGGGTGGCCCCTTTGATCTGGGACAGGTCGGGCGGGTGCCGCACCTCAGCGGCTTGAGGCTGGAACAGGACCGCGAGGGCCTGCGCGTGCGCCGCCTGCCCCCCGACCTGGAGGTGAGCCAGGGCGCCCGGTTGGTGCGCGAGGAGGACGTGGTGCGCCCCGGAACCCTGCTCGGTGTGGCCGTCGCCCGGCCCGCCCGCTCGCCCCACCCGCCGCTGGGCACCCTGGTCGGGTTGGGGTTGCCGCTGCGGTTGCGTGCCGAAGGGGTCACCCTCCACGTCACCGGCCCCTACGGCGACCACGCCCTTACCCTCAACCCGGGGATTACCGACCTGGGGGAAGCTTTCCGCGCCCCCACGCTGGACGGGCTGAAGGTCGCCCCCAGCGGCCCCCACGTCCTCCTCGCCGCCCTGCCCGAGGAGATCACCGTTCGCCGCGCCGCCGACGGGGCCGAGCTGCGTCCGGGAACGTACCTGCCGCCCGACGCACACCTCGGGCTGCCGGAAGGGGACTGA